AGTGCAGCGGCGATCCCATCTACGGTGCGCGATGCGTTTCGCATCGCGACGGAAGAGCGGCCGGGGCCGGTGCATCTCGAGCTTCCCGAGGATGTCGCGGGCGCGGAGGTGGACAATGTCTCCCTCATTCCGCCTCATGCGCTGGAGCGCCCCGTGGCCCATGCCGCCGCGCTCGACAGGGTGGCGGAGGCGATCCTCGCTGCAAAGCGCCCGCTGGTCATGATTGGCGCGGCCGGCAACCGGCCGTCGCTGGTGGAGCCGCTGTCGACTTTCGTGACCCGCACGCGATTGCCCTTTTTCAATACGCAGATGGGCAAGGGCGCGGTTACCGGTGGCTCCAACCTCTATATGGGGACCGCCGCGCTCTCGGAGGGCGACTATGTGCACGAGGCCGTCGCGCGCGCTGACCTGATCGTCGCGATCGGCCACGATACGATCGAAAAGCCACCCTTCCTGATGCAGAGTGCCGGCGGGTCCAAGGTCATCCATGTCGGCTATCAGTCCGCCAGCGTCGAACAGGTCTACCACCCGGATATCGAGCTGATCGGCGATATCGGGGCTTCCGTCGAGGCGCTCGGCGCGCGGCTCGAAGGCCGGCTGTCCGCAGATGCGGGGATGCTGGAACTGCGCCAGAAGATTCTGGCCCGCATAAACGACCGCGCCGAGGAAGACCGCTTCCCGCCGACGCCGCAGCGCATCGTCCATGATGTCCGCGAGGTCATGCCGGAAGACGGCATCGTCTGCCTCGACAACGGCATGTACAAGATCTGGTTCGCCCGCAACTACCGCACCCATGTCGCCAACACGCTGCTGCTCGACAATGCACTTGCCACGATGGGAGCTGGCCTGCCCTCGGCGATGATGGCGGCAATGCTCCACCCCGAGAGACGTGTCATGGCGGTCTGCGGCGATGGCGGCTTCATGATGAACTCGCAGGAGATGGAAACGGCGGTGCGGCTTGGACTGAACCTCGTGGTGGTCGTCCTGAACGACAGCGCCTATGGCATGATCCGTTGGAAGCAGGCGGTGGACGGTTTCCCGGATTTCGGCATGAGCTTCGGCAACCCCGATTTCGTGCGCTATGCCGAGGCCTATGGCGCAAAAGGCTCCCGGGTGAGCGCGGTCGAGGATCTCGTGCCGACGCTCGAGGCCGCATTCGCCAGGGGCGGGGTTCATCTCGTTGACGTGCCCATCGACTATTCCGAGAACACGCGTGTGCTGGTCGACGAGTTGCGCAACCGGGCGCCGGATGTAGAGTGTGCCTAGTTCCGGCATAGGGAGAGAGGCGATGCTGACAGTTGTGCAAGCCTTCGACCGCGCGCCGATCGCAGAGATCGCGACCGACGATGCCGCTGCGCTGGAGCGCAAGTTGCGAGCCGCCGAAAAGGTCTTCAGGGATCGCGATGGCTGGCTGAAGCCTCACCAGCGCATCACGATCCTCCGCAAGCTGGCCGCATTGATGCAAGACAAGCGCGATCATCTCGCCTTGCAGATCGCGCGCGAGGGTGGCAAGCCGCTTCCAGATGCCATTATCGAGACGAACCGCGCCATCGACGGTGTCCAGAATGCCGCCGACGAGTTGCGCAATTTCGCCGGCCGGGAAATTCCCATGGGGCT
Above is a window of Parvibaculum lavamentivorans DS-1 DNA encoding:
- a CDS encoding acetolactate synthase large subunit; amino-acid sequence: MPKGSDLLVAALENEGVDRIFGVPGEENLDLLESLRTSGIELVLSRHEQAAAFMAATHGRLTGRPGVCLATLGPGALNFSTGAAYAHLGAMPMILITGQKAVMSAKQARFQIVDIVASMKPLTKMTRQIVSAAAIPSTVRDAFRIATEERPGPVHLELPEDVAGAEVDNVSLIPPHALERPVAHAAALDRVAEAILAAKRPLVMIGAAGNRPSLVEPLSTFVTRTRLPFFNTQMGKGAVTGGSNLYMGTAALSEGDYVHEAVARADLIVAIGHDTIEKPPFLMQSAGGSKVIHVGYQSASVEQVYHPDIELIGDIGASVEALGARLEGRLSADAGMLELRQKILARINDRAEEDRFPPTPQRIVHDVREVMPEDGIVCLDNGMYKIWFARNYRTHVANTLLLDNALATMGAGLPSAMMAAMLHPERRVMAVCGDGGFMMNSQEMETAVRLGLNLVVVVLNDSAYGMIRWKQAVDGFPDFGMSFGNPDFVRYAEAYGAKGSRVSAVEDLVPTLEAAFARGGVHLVDVPIDYSENTRVLVDELRNRAPDVECA